TATGGCATCATTGATGACATCCAACTTTCTGGGCTTGACATTTATTCATATATAAGGCTAAGCTCTGGCCCCATCAAAGCTAGTGAGAAGTAAGCCAGCGGGAACTAATCTCTTCTCCTCGGTGAAAGCTAAAGGCTTTAGTGTAACGGAGTGTGGTGTGTGCTCTCTTTATTTTGTAGATGTGCTCTTGGGAAGAGAAGTCATAATTCTTGATGTAGATCGATCAATCCCGTCTTGTTCAAGTGATCGCCCCAGTTGAGCGAGATTGGAGACTGTCTTAATGATTGTTTGTAATAAATAAGCCTGTCATTTAATGTACCTATGTGGCTATGTATGTAGTGTTCATTTTTTAACCTTTACCCCAACCCCTCCCCCTGGCCACTTCATTCTATTTCTTTTGCAATCTTGGTTAAGTGCATTAAGATATCTGCAATCACAAGCCTTCCCATTCATGGGATGAAATTGCTTCCTTATACAAATAGGTGCCAGTGGATACCAATGTCGTCTACTCAAAAGAAAAAATATCCCATTCTGCCTTCCTAATGAGCAAACAATGAAGATTAAGACGAGGTAACTGACAGGGGGTTCCTGCCTTCTTTTGTTATTGGCTAAATACTTGATCGTCCAACTTCTAAGACAATAGTATGGGAGTTCCTTTATCATGATTGCCCAAGGTCAAGTTTCCTCTCTTACTTCCCTACTTCTCTTCTTGTTGTACCATTCTTTTCCTACTGTCTGCTTACTTTTCTGAAGCGTGTAAAATGATGAGAAGTTTAAGGGCATGTCTAGCCTATTGTAATTACAGGTACACGCCTATTTTATGACATTTGGATCAGATGCTCTTCCCAAGAACGAAGAAACAATGGTTAACATTCTAGATGATCTACTTCGAAAGATACCCATTTGGGCCTGTCAGCTGAAACAATTGTTTCTAAGtagtcaattttttatttttattgcttTTAAAACCGTGAGTGTCTGGGTCAGCTTGCACACACCTCaactaattccacgggatacctgccacctcccaccagTAACTAGTACcaggtaactctatccaccaaggctaggacaaaaatgggaagaaatcacctagtgtttttgtccCGGctggatttgaacctgagacctcatggttctcaacccacttcattgaccactaagcCACAACCTTGGTGCGTTTCTAAGTAGTCTATTGAAGAAGCAAATCCATTTCAGCACCCCAAAATGGATGAATTCCTATTGTTTTGGTGTAAAACGCCTTATACGATATTTTTATGATGACACTTATTAGAATGCACTGGCAAGTTGAGCCTTATAACCCTCACTGATTTTCCTGCCAGGTTGACCCAATGTATTCTAGATACCCATCAACCATTGAATGGCATTCTCATTCAGCTCCCTCTATAAGCAATAACCATTCTAATTTTGTCTAATATACTCATATTAACAAATGTATTTGTATGACATTTATAAAAGGATATgttgtatgatgatgatattgtatgGGCTTAAATGAAGAGATGGAGATTCATACAGCCGAAACCAAGTTGTTTGGGACCGAggcgtagttgttgttgttgttttatcaAAGGATATGTTGGGCCTTACATTCACTCTCATACAATATTGCTGGGCTCAGAACCATTTAATAGAACTTATTTTAACTTTACTATGCATCTTCTTATATTCATTTAAGAAAAGCTCCGGGAGAAACATTATCAACAGGGACATCTTATTGACCGTCTGACTAATTCATTGTCCTAGACACACAGAATATACAATATACAACCACGAAGCTGTGGAGAATGATAACCATTAAGAGGCAAGACTTCTAACTTTAAGACATTCTAGATACAACGATCATCGATCAATATAACCGCAAGAtagaatcatagtcatatcaaGGAAAAAGAAGCAGTTCTTACAAGTTGAATAGAGCTTCCGAGGCCACGCGCAGTATCAATATAAAGATGTCTCCCTAATATGTTGACTTGAACTCTAATATATAAGCTTAGCATTGTGGTCGCCCAAAGAGACAACACCATTCTGGTAAAAGCTGGATGAACACAAAATACAACATCATAAGCTAACAGCAGTACATAAAATTTAATGAAAAGTATATATGTGCACATGTCCATACTTAAAATTTTGAGTCTGTCCCATAGTTCGAGCTTCTCTGCAGCAGTTAGAGAATTTGGCTGGTCTTTCCCTTTCATCAAATTCTCCGTCAAGTGCGCGAGGTCCAATTGTTCTTCTATTCGACTACTTAAATATCGAATTACATGAGGCAATGTCGTTGAATCAGCTATTGTCTGAATTTTCTCGAAATGTTCCTTGATCCTGCGGATGAGACAAATAACTCTGAGCATAATATCGTGCACCAAACATAATGAAAAGGAAAGAATATACCTTCCTTTTAAGGaaaataaacaattaaaaaaGAGAAAATCTTAACTGGGATCTAATGAGTTCCTCATTTCTCCTCTCATCCGCGAGTTCCCTCTCAAGATCAGAGAGTCGACGCTTGTGTCCGTCATACAGCTTGTACAAAAGGTACCCACTTCCAAGTACTCCAAATGTAACATATACCTTCCTTTTGTGCCTTCTCCAGAATTCCCTGACCCAATAAAACCAGGGTCAAAAAGGCAAAACCCCGAAACACTAAGGGTTTGTTTGCTATGGAAGAAAATATTTTCTCAAAAATGTTTTCTAATTTTCCTATGTgtggttggtcaaaatgttttggGAAACATATTCTCTAGGAATAcaaattccttaaaaatgagaaaaatgacttccctaatggaaGTAAGGAAAACAAGTACCATAAGTGACTTCCAAGTTCATCGTCTCCTCCCAACTCCCACCCCCGAACTGTCACTCCCCAACCCATTCCACCCCCTTTAtgttttgctagattacatataaatgctcttgggataatttttttttttttgcttacttaccaaacactTCCTTGTGCCGAGGGCCTactggaaacagcctctctacctcccaaggtaggataaggtctgtgtacacagacactatgtatgttgttgttgttgttggtttaccaaacactagaaaataagtaaaaaagtccacttgttttccaagaaaacattttccttcataccaaacacaccctaataCAACAGTTGCCTCTTCTAATCAATTGCCTACCCCTACAAACTCTCAACTCTTACATCTCATCTTGAACACCCAATTTGCAATAACAGTACATTTCTTAAAAGCATCAGTTAAATGGacaaaaagaagaggaaaaaaaaaaggaatcttgAACTGCCACTAAGCATAATATATAGAATAAAACATAAATTAAGTATCACTGCACGTATAATTTCATACCCAAATTCATTTTTACTAGTAAAAAAGTTACATCATACCAACAGAGTAAATAAAATTAGAGAAAGGGAGGGATAGAATTATACAAACCACATCCAAACAAAGTAGTAGTTGCTTAGGTTATCCCTTTGTTTATTTCAGCGGTCGCCGGCCTTGATTTTGGCCGGAATTTATAATCTACGGTTTCTGGTTACAGTCCAAGAATGGGGTTGGAGTAGTGAGCTACTTCCGACTTTGAACCTTGCAATTGCCAAAAGAGTAGATGTGTTTGTTTATTTTAGAAAGATTCAAGAATACGATTGATATATTAATGGACTAGTATTATTTTATTCCAGGAATTATAAATATTACGTAGACTCACCCTTAAGTTTCTGTAGATTCGACTTACCCCCGCGGAGGGGATGTGGGCACGTTAGCCAATAAGGCAATAACCATGAAAAAACTTTGGTTTCAAATCTTCTAAGTagacgtttggacatgcgatttgaagCTATAGTTTAAAGTCATGAGATGCAATCAACGTTTGTACATGCATTTTATcttatgatttcaaatcccaaatcatccaaaaggcatgatttggggtttcaaaccatagttttaaaatttttaaatataaaatttgacctataagtttatattttgtaaaaaaaccccataagttggtagatatttttaacaattactctcaCCAACTATTTACtcacctttatttatgtctaccatgtgaggattatattaaagaatagttaTGTTACTATTTATGTTAAATTTTCTCTTTTATTGAACTagagtttgatcaattgatgttgtattttttagaaagaccttttagtagcgtattaattttgttatgaactatgacttgctcatttagtaagatcgtataagaattgagaatatttcGATAGTTTTCATAACTTGTGGAGTTTATATATCTATaagaaaaaaatacaacttaagaaattcaaattgcatgtccaaacatgatttgaaatcataatttcatctcatggtttcaaaccatgtccaaaagGCTAAGTAACATAACACTTAACAACATCATACCTATACCTATTAGCGTCAGGAGGGTAGAGTGTTAAGTAACATAACACTCACCgaataaatatatttttacattattaaGGCAATTTAATTTATTATAGTAGGTTGGTTACTATTTTAATCGGATAATTAATTAAttcttatcatgaaatttatttttaattatctTATTAATGACATGATTGTGTAAATATTCTTTACCATAGAAtttaaactctttttttttcttttcttttttttcttttggaaaatCTCATGTCAATAATTTTAATGAGACAATAATTAGCATTGTACATCTCTATTACTTTGTTGTATTTCTCACTTAAACTCAAGTATTCCCTTGATTTATCATTATACCTTGACCTTACAAAATAGACCTTTAATAAGTCTAGTTCTCCAGTTTTTCATTCTTAATTCCAGTCACTTCTATTTGGAATTCAGTGAACtaattactttttctttttaatttctatGTCTAAAGCTAGTTATATAACTCacgtacttttgaaaaaaataccaAAAGATTCTCTTTTTCGCAGGGTTGGATCATATCTATTATTTTTTTCGAACAAAAAGAGGGGTATCTGAACTTCCATACCTTCATTCAAGCGAGGACAAAGGGATAAGAAAAACGCTGCACATGGGAAGCATCTCATTTTCTTTTACCGAACCAAAAAGAAAAAGTGGGAGTATTTGATCTTTCATCTCTTTTATCGTACTATCAATTTTCTGGGGAAAAGAGTAGGAAAAGATTCATATGTACTCCTGCAATACATGAAATTAGTCGGTCACACCCTCCTTTAAGACAACTACAGCATACCGAGTGAACACCCTCCTTTTAAGACAACTACAACATACCGAGTGTAATCCCAcatgtggggtctgaggaggatAGAATGTAAACAGATCTTACAAGTTGTTTCCGATAGGCTAGGCCCTTCATCTTTAAGTTTAATTAAAATCTAAATTTCCCTTCTCTTCTATTCCAATCACTAACTACACCAAGGATGTTCATTGCTGCCTAGGCTGAATGCCAACCGCCAGTTCATCTATTCTTCTGGTTAGATAGCAAAGCCTCACTTGTGTATAACATAAAGTTCATAGAATATAGACTGAGAACGTTTTAATTTCGGCAGCAACATTTTTTTTATCTGCGAGATCTTGTGGTTTGTACATATCATTTATGTTACCATAGGCAGTCTTCTTTAGAAATCTTCACTTTTGAAGCAGTGACTACCATTACCCGCATACCTCTATACATCTGATCCGCCTGCAATGTAGTAACATTTTGGACTCCCTAAATTCCGTGCGCAAGAATGGAACAATGTGTATTCACGTTTACAATGAGACCTAAATTCATTATGTATGGGATAAAGCGTATTTATTATGAAGATGATGTGAAGACGCGTGAAAAGATAGAAAACTGTCACCTCATAAGAGGTCCATCAATTGATTAATGCTCTATTGAAGTTCCCTCCAGAGAGGGAGGTTAACTTGCTTATTGGTATATCGCAGTATGCTCACCAATTGATGGTGGATAATGAAACTCTAGACCAAGTTAGGTTCTTCCACATAACTGCAAATTTCTCAACTTCTCCAAATTTCTATCGCATTTGTTTGGGAGTTCAGGGGCATCAAATGTAGGGGTACATAACTCAAAAAGATAAGCAGGAGCTCAACTTAAAACGGATTTAGGAAGCCGAATGAACAAACTTGCTTAAAACAACCTCAATATAAGCCTAACCTGAAAGCTGAAAGACATCCTAACACCTAGGAAATATTGATTAAACAACTTTATTAACTAATTATCCTAGGAGAAAGACAGGAGAGTATCAAGACTTTCACAAGTATTTCAGCAACAGCAGTAAGACCATGAAAATGAATTCAAAAAGCTGAGAATGAAATCAAGATCAGAAGAAAGCCGGGAGGAATAACATACATGCAAACGAACTTCATGTGTAGCAACATAATGCTTGTAACAAAATACTAAATAGAATTCCAAAAATGGAACAGCAAAACTCTCAAAACCATGAGAAACAAGGAGAATCCAAATACTCGTCGTCAAACATTTTAAGAGAAATCTAAATGTCTTTAAATAATTATGGCCTTCTTGCCTAGATGCAACTCCTAATAACGCCCAATACCCCAGACCCTAATCAAACCGTCTGTGTATCCACTGAAAAGGGTGCTTCCATCAGCACTCCAGCTCAAACTGGTACAGTATATGATCTGCCAAATGAGATTCAACAATATTAGCAGTGCAAATTGATAACAGCTGAAGGTGTCACCGTATCACTACAAAAGTTCATAAGTGCACTTACAGAAAGTTTGTACAGACCTGTAATGTAAATACTCCAAATGGCAGAACATGTAATTGTTTTACAATATACTAAAACAACCAACCAATAAGCACTGGAGTAAAAAGCTATACAAAACCTAAAAGAATCCAAAcacattcattttttttaatcaaggCACAATAGATTAATTATGGATGTGAGTCTAAACCAGGCCCCCAAATCATGGAGCAATCAGAGGGAGCAGACATGTCGACTCTAATTCAATTTCTGTGCACATAACCATGCTTCCTTCATTCTCAAATCATCCAGAGCATCGGCTTATTGTGCACAGATGTATTTCAAATCCACAAAAAGCAAAACAAGATATGAAGAAAATGACCCAAAACAAACACAGTAGAATAAAAGTTAAGAGGATTGAAGCTTGAAATAATTGTTCTAATAGTGTTAGGAGATGAAGAGATTATTCCAAACTACACTCATAAAACCAGGGAACGAAAAATTGCAGAGATAATCAAGAGCTCACAACCTAAATCATCAAAAGCATCAACGTGAAAGGGAATATGTCCAAGGTTGAGCCAGCCTTTCCTAAAGTAGAAGTAAAGCAGCATGGCAACAAGAATCTCACTGCCATGGCATCAACCTCAGGTAACCATTACGAGTAAAAAGCCCATGAACAGCTGAGCTGATGCGTTTATTACTACCAAAAAACGCATTAGCCTAATCCATAGTTGCAAAATACTCTTATCTTGATTTAGGCACACtgcttcatccaatttaaatgtCCAAGGTTGCACATTTCCCAACCCAACTCATTAAAAGCACCATCACAGAAGCTCATAGTCATGGATAATTGTCCAAGGTTGCCCATTTCCTAACCAATTAAAGCAATATGGCAACAAGAATCTCAATATCATGGCAGCTTATCACGGAATTGTTACGAGTAAACAAACCAAGAACATCTGACAAATTTCGCCTACCAATAGAAGCATTAACCGAATCCAAAGTTGCAAAACACTCTATTTTATTTCAAGCAGACTGCTTCATCCTACTTAATTACCAAATTTTAGCTGTTCATCTACAGACCTAAGCTTCAACCCCCCCAACCAGTTTGGAGAATTGCGGCAAATTTAATTTATTGCATGTGTTACCATACCCTAACCATTTTGGGGGATTGAGGCATAGTTAAATTAATTCATTAATATGCTTATCATCCTACAGTACAGGTAGTGATAAATTATCAAACAAAACCTCAGAATAATACAATAATATAATCGAACATAATCAAATAAAACCATAATAATACCTTGTCCTTGTTCTTGCCAGAAGCAGCTCCTTGAGGATACATCTCACTCTCTTGCTTAAGATCAACTTTCAAATCCACAACAATACTCTTACTCTCCAAATCCCAAATCTTAATACTCGACTCGGTGGCAGCACAAAGCCAATACCTATTAGGACTAAAACAAAGAGTATGAATAATACTCCCAGCATCAAGCGAATAAAGCTTCTTCCCTTCAGCCAAATCCCATAGCAAAATAACCCCATCTTTCCCTCCACTAGCACACAACGAACCGTCAGGCGATACCGCAACAGTGTTCACATAACCCCCATGTCCAGCCAATGTAGATCTCAACTTACAGTTGGTCAAATTCCATATCTTCACAGTTCTATCCCAAGAACCAGACACAATCGTGGGTTGTAAAGTATTAGGACTAAATCTCACACAAGAAACCCAATCAGAATGTGAATCACCATCAGTAATAGTATACTTACATTCCCCTAAAGTGTTCCATAGCTTAATTGATTTGTCACGTGAAGCCGACACGATTTGACGGTTATCAACGGAAAATGCGACGGACAAAACATCCTTAGTATGTCCGACAAAACGGCGTGCGGTGGTCCCGGCTTGTAGGTCCCACAAACGGAGTTCACCGTCCCACGAACCGGAAAGTGCGAACATGCCGTCGGATGAAAGTACGACGTCTTGTACGAAGTGGCCGTGTCCGGTCAAACGGCGACGTGGCACGCCGTAAGTGGGTCCGTCTTTGGTTAAGGACCAAACGATGATGGATTTGTCACGTGAAGAAGTGACGATCATGTCGGAGTTGTCGATTGGGGTAGCGATTGCTGTGACCCAATCAGTGTGGGCTCTCATTGTGCCACGGAGGACTAGGGATTCTGAAGACATTTTTGGGCAGCCAAGAGAAGTGATGAGAAGAAGAGTATGGCAGTGAAGAGAAACCCTAAACGATGAAATGTCAATTTATAGTGTGGATGGAAATTTAGGGTTCTGGGGTTACTGGTCCATTAGGCAAATGGATCGTGTTACTTTGGGCCTGCTTGGGCCATTTCAAGGATATTGGGCAATCTTTTTTGGGAAAAGGACATATATGGCCGGTCGGGTGAAACTAATTCCACACGGCGGCCAAAATCTTTCTAAACCCAAGTTGTACCCTCTAAACTAATTCTATTCATTAGACAAAACTTAAATAAGATAATTTTCAGATAAAAACCCAAATATAAAAATGTTTGAGGCAATTTTTAGGGATAAGGCATTATTACCCCCCTCATCTAGTAGcgtttttgctacgacacaccttacttaatttttggtcctatcacccccctaaactatttaaaaccataatattttacccccttaaggttgacgtggcaaggagaatgtgtttcactctctttgaAAGAGTGAGAAACATAAATAACGGGAAAActaaatttttttcttaaaaatctgtattttcttaaaatatgaatataaatctagttttccacattttaaaaaaataattaattttttcaaaattttataaaaaaataattaattttttcaaaattttataaaaaaatcagtttttttttcaaattttgacaagaaaaacactttttccggattttatttgaaaaataaaagtgtcctaagaaaatgaaatcatgaaaatcaagatcttttaagacattttaaaaaaaaaataatcaagttttccatatttttaacaaatccatttttccttatttttaaaaaaattcatgttttcagttttgtttttttaaaaaaaaaaaaaacatatgggttttaaaaaaaatcaaattttcaatttttttttctaaaaaaagggttttaaatttatttttttaaagaaaattcagttttttaattcgcgttttcagtttttttttttttttaaacaggttttaaaaataaattttttaaaagaaaaatcagttttttatttttttattcttaaaaattgacacgtaagctgattttttttaaaacaagaaaataaataaatgcacatgtggcaaggagagtgtatgtcactctcccatatgagagtgggcatcagcgtttaggggggtaattattccgttttaaataagtttagggggtaatgttgacacccaattttgtccctcctttatttaattttattcactcggacgtctaaatttattgacgaactagatactttattttcactgctatttatattcgctacctttattttaacattacaagtattaatttatcacaaattttaaatgttcatcgtcatttcactttcgggtttggaatcgttaaattaattacaagacaacactttgtaaatccttactttctatatactaattactatttatcttcacataataaatattgtactagttactaaattattagcccggaaataattaaaatagcggaggaaggaccaatatttttcagcaaattaatggcttaaaatacaaatacaatattatttcctacccaaacaaacaacccacatttctaTACCCAACCCATATTTTTCAACCCATATTTACATTTATGGGCCaacccaaacggaccagcccaattcTATTTTCACCCGACCCGGGTCCGGCCCAATTCCTTTCTCCTAACCCTACTTCTTTCccttcttctctttctctcttctttctttctccGCCTCCCCTcatctctttctctcttttttctttttccctcaTCGTCGCCGCTCCCCTTTTCCCTCGTCTCTCTCGCaccccgctcctctccacttacccctgtccccGCGCCTCTGTCACCCACTCATCTCTGTCCCCCCACGCTCTCTTCCTCCTTTTCTAAAACCCTGATCACAACCCTATAAAGAAGGGGGAATTGAGAGGAAAAAAAAGGAACTGAATCGACTGGGAAGAGAGGAGAGGGAAAAGGGGAACTGAATATTGTTTAGGACAAAGGGGACTGGACATTTGTTTAGAACAAAGGGGCACGGGATTTAGCAAAAAACCGACAATCGGAAAACAAAGAGGAGGATTTTGGAACCCAAAAAAAATCACCTACCAAAcatcaattttaatcaacaaaaacAGCCAACAATTACtatattttcctttccttttctgtTTAAAACTCTAGTTACTTTAACCGGGTTTCGGTTCGtttcgagttcga
The nucleotide sequence above comes from Lycium barbarum isolate Lr01 chromosome 3, ASM1917538v2, whole genome shotgun sequence. Encoded proteins:
- the LOC132633235 gene encoding small ribosomal subunit protein RACK1, which gives rise to MSSESLVLRGTMRAHTDWVTAIATPIDNSDMIVTSSRDKSIIVWSLTKDGPTYGVPRRRLTGHGHFVQDVVLSSDGMFALSGSWDGELRLWDLQAGTTARRFVGHTKDVLSVAFSVDNRQIVSASRDKSIKLWNTLGECKYTITDGDSHSDWVSCVRFSPNTLQPTIVSGSWDRTVKIWNLTNCKLRSTLAGHGGYVNTVAVSPDGSLCASGGKDGVILLWDLAEGKKLYSLDAGSIIHTLCFSPNRYWLCAATESSIKIWDLESKSIVVDLKVDLKQESEMYPQGAASGKNKDKIIYCTSLSWSADGSTLFSGYTDGLIRVWGIGRY